The proteins below are encoded in one region of Zerene cesonia ecotype Mississippi chromosome 10, Zerene_cesonia_1.1, whole genome shotgun sequence:
- the LOC119829435 gene encoding ras-related protein Rab-32 isoform X4: MSHATSSAERREHLYKILVIGELGTGKTSIIKRYVHQFFSQHYRATIGVDFALKVLNWDANTIIRLQLWDIAGQERFGNMTRVYYKEAVGAFIVFDVSRVATFDAVVKWKNDLDTKVQLPDGSPIPCILLANKCDQQKEGIVNSPAKMDEYCREKGFAGWFETSAKENINIEEAARSLVNKILLNDKLLQNNDKDGERFALDHKIANGENTRDSGGNKSCAC, encoded by the exons TCTCACGCAACTTCAAGCGCTGAGAGGCGGGAACATTTGTACAAGATCCTGGTGATCGGCGAGCTGGGCACGGGCAAGACGTCCATCATCAAGCGATATGTTCACCAGTTCTTCAGTCAGCACTACAGAGCGACCATCGGGGTCGATTTCGCGCTGAAAGTGTTAAACTGGGATGCGAATACGATCATACGCTTGCAGCTATGGGATATTGcag GCCAGGAGCGGTTTGGGAATATGACGCGCGTGTATTATAAGGAAGCGGTCGGCGCTTTCATAGTGTTCGACGTATCGCGGGTCGCCACATTCGACGCGGTTGTCAAGTGGAAAAACGACCTTGACACGAAGGTGCAACTGCCCGATGGATCGCCGATACCGTGCATACTGCTGGCTAATAAG TGCGACCAGCAAAAGGAGGGTATTGTCAATTCGCCGGCGAAAATGGACGAGTATTGCCGCGAGAAGGGCTTCGCTGGATGGTTCGAAACGTCGGCGAAGGAGAACATTAACATTGAAGAGGCGGCTCGCTCATTAGTTAATAAG ATACTCCTAAACGACAAACTGCTGCAAAACAACGACAAAGACGGCGAGAGATTCGCGCTCGACCACAAGATTGCGAACGGCGAGAACACGCGGGACAGCGGCGGCAACAAGTCCTGCGCTTGCTGA
- the LOC119829435 gene encoding ras-related protein Rab-32 isoform X2, whose product MPANRNGKRSSQSHATSSAERREHLYKILVIGELGTGKTSIIKRYVHQFFSQHYRATIGVDFALKVLNWDANTIIRLQLWDIAGQERFGNMTRVYYKEAVGAFIVFDVSRVATFDAVVKWKNDLDTKVQLPDGSPIPCILLANKCDQQKEGIVNSPAKMDEYCREKGFAGWFETSAKENINIEEAARSLVNKILLNDKLLQNNDKDGERFALDHKIANGENTRDSGGNKSCAC is encoded by the exons TCTCACGCAACTTCAAGCGCTGAGAGGCGGGAACATTTGTACAAGATCCTGGTGATCGGCGAGCTGGGCACGGGCAAGACGTCCATCATCAAGCGATATGTTCACCAGTTCTTCAGTCAGCACTACAGAGCGACCATCGGGGTCGATTTCGCGCTGAAAGTGTTAAACTGGGATGCGAATACGATCATACGCTTGCAGCTATGGGATATTGcag GCCAGGAGCGGTTTGGGAATATGACGCGCGTGTATTATAAGGAAGCGGTCGGCGCTTTCATAGTGTTCGACGTATCGCGGGTCGCCACATTCGACGCGGTTGTCAAGTGGAAAAACGACCTTGACACGAAGGTGCAACTGCCCGATGGATCGCCGATACCGTGCATACTGCTGGCTAATAAG TGCGACCAGCAAAAGGAGGGTATTGTCAATTCGCCGGCGAAAATGGACGAGTATTGCCGCGAGAAGGGCTTCGCTGGATGGTTCGAAACGTCGGCGAAGGAGAACATTAACATTGAAGAGGCGGCTCGCTCATTAGTTAATAAG ATACTCCTAAACGACAAACTGCTGCAAAACAACGACAAAGACGGCGAGAGATTCGCGCTCGACCACAAGATTGCGAACGGCGAGAACACGCGGGACAGCGGCGGCAACAAGTCCTGCGCTTGCTGA
- the LOC119829435 gene encoding ras-related protein Rab-32 isoform X3, whose product MSPKQNRGSHATSSAERREHLYKILVIGELGTGKTSIIKRYVHQFFSQHYRATIGVDFALKVLNWDANTIIRLQLWDIAGQERFGNMTRVYYKEAVGAFIVFDVSRVATFDAVVKWKNDLDTKVQLPDGSPIPCILLANKCDQQKEGIVNSPAKMDEYCREKGFAGWFETSAKENINIEEAARSLVNKILLNDKLLQNNDKDGERFALDHKIANGENTRDSGGNKSCAC is encoded by the exons TCTCACGCAACTTCAAGCGCTGAGAGGCGGGAACATTTGTACAAGATCCTGGTGATCGGCGAGCTGGGCACGGGCAAGACGTCCATCATCAAGCGATATGTTCACCAGTTCTTCAGTCAGCACTACAGAGCGACCATCGGGGTCGATTTCGCGCTGAAAGTGTTAAACTGGGATGCGAATACGATCATACGCTTGCAGCTATGGGATATTGcag GCCAGGAGCGGTTTGGGAATATGACGCGCGTGTATTATAAGGAAGCGGTCGGCGCTTTCATAGTGTTCGACGTATCGCGGGTCGCCACATTCGACGCGGTTGTCAAGTGGAAAAACGACCTTGACACGAAGGTGCAACTGCCCGATGGATCGCCGATACCGTGCATACTGCTGGCTAATAAG TGCGACCAGCAAAAGGAGGGTATTGTCAATTCGCCGGCGAAAATGGACGAGTATTGCCGCGAGAAGGGCTTCGCTGGATGGTTCGAAACGTCGGCGAAGGAGAACATTAACATTGAAGAGGCGGCTCGCTCATTAGTTAATAAG ATACTCCTAAACGACAAACTGCTGCAAAACAACGACAAAGACGGCGAGAGATTCGCGCTCGACCACAAGATTGCGAACGGCGAGAACACGCGGGACAGCGGCGGCAACAAGTCCTGCGCTTGCTGA
- the LOC119829390 gene encoding protein scarlet-like, which translates to MELNKLNEEIHESDVLIKVNNYAVWTPEEKSWWRRTPNNGAGKTTFLVSVAGKCNLPSSGIITVNNVNVNQMQRGVVEMVPQFDVFMESLTVYEHLVFMTEMKLGSVKKIQNRTILRSLIQELKLKALENNTICTLSGGERRLLSLATSLLSSPLVLVCDEPTTGLDSYNALLVVGVLKKLSKGGKIVICSVHQPSSDLFKEFNSVCLMSEGKLVFHGTQRECKEQFERVNLRCPLNFNPAEFYIRAVSNTSTCVKEIMENNRDSSVFGKQFSYFFNYSRCQRNWFKQVQLMIWRSSLSLKREVKNYIFQLFICTLISSMIIGTCYVGISGTTQRGVQDMRGFLWLMCSEVSFSLSYVALYAFEFDLILFKREVGVYTTSAFYVCRFLTLMPRCLVWPVAYVIIATLAVELPDHILTAVKFAASLIITAIASTAYGLGMGALFTSTGVMGDVMPCADLPLFIMSGAFLRLSSLPIWLYPLKYFSHFYYGMDAISNIYWRQIDSIDCPANSTSTCYENGMSVLVENGYSEDFIFEDYMGFLFVTVVWSLVGFYGLKREEIKGYAY; encoded by the exons ATGGAATTGAATAAg cttAATGAAGAAATACACGAAAGTGATGTGTTAATAAAAGTGAACAATTATGCAGTTTGGACTCCCGAAGAAAAGTCTTGGTGGAGACGAACACCTAACAA TGGTGCCGGCAAAACAACGTTTTTAGTTTCCGTGGCTGGCAAGTGTAACCTACCGTCTTCTGGTATAATAACTGTCAACAACGTCAATGTCAACCAGATGCAGCGCGGCGTTGTTGAAATGGTCCCACAGTTTGATGTGTTCATGGAGAGCTTGACTGTGTACGAGCATTTAGTTTTTATG ACAGAAATGAAATTAGgtagtgttaaaaaaatacagaatcgAACCATTTTAAGATCATTGATTCAAGAATTGAAATTGAAGGCACTTGAGAACAATACAATATGCACATTGTCCGGTGGTGAGAGAAGATTATTGTCTCTGGCAACATCT ttactATCTAGTCCTTTGGTCTTGGTATGCGATGAGCCAACCACTGGCCTGGATAGCTACAATGCTTTACTAGTAGTTGGCGTTTTAAAAAAACTGTCAAAAGGCGGGAAGATAGTCATTTGCTCCGTACATCAACCCTCTTCGGATCTATTCAAAGAATTCAACTCTGTGTGTTTGATGTCGGAAGGAAAACTAGTGTTTCATGGTACCCAACGGGAGTGTAAAGAACAATTTGAGAG GGTAAACCTCAGATGTCCGCTTAATTTCAACCCAGCGGAGTTTTACATTAGAGCTGTATCAAATACCAGCACGTgtgttaaagaaataatggaaaataacCGAGACTCTTCGGTTTTCGGT aaaCAATTCTCAtactttttcaattattctAGATGCCAAAGGAATTGGTTTAAGCAAGTACAATTAATGATTTGGAGGTCCTCCTTATCTTTGAAGAGAGAAGTAAAGAACTACATCTTCCAGCTGTTTATTTGCACG ctGATATCCTCAATGATCATAGGAACGTGTTACGTCGGGATATCGGGGACGACGCAGCGTGGGGTCCAAGACATGAGGGGGTTTCTTTGGCTCATGTGCTCGGAGGTCTCCTTCAGTTTGTCCTACGTTGCTTTATACGCTTTTGAATTCGACCTGATTCTGTTCAAGAGGGAGGTCGGCGTGTATACAACCTCTGCTTTCTATGTGTGCAGGTTTTTGACTTTG ATGCCAAGATGCCTAGTGTGGCCAGTTGCTTACGTCATAATAGCGACGCTCGCGGTCGAACTGCCGGATCACATTTTGACAGCTGTCAAATTCGCCGCTTCTCTCATAATAACAGCCATTGCATCTACCGCTTATG GTCTCGGTATGGGCGCTTTATTCACTTCCACTGGTGTTATGGGTGACGTCATGCCTTGTGCCGATCTTCCATTGTTCATAATGTCAGGAGCATTTCTACGATTATCATCATTACCTATTTGGCTGTATCCTCTGAAGTATTTCTCCCATTTCTACTACGGTATGGACGCCATAAGCAACATTTATTGGAGGCAAATAGATTCGATTG ATTGCCCAGCTAACTCCACCTCCACTTGTTACGAAAATGGTATGTCTGTGCTGGTGGAAAATGGATATTCTGAAGACTTCATATTCGAAGATTACATGGGTTTTCTGTTCGTCACAGTCGTATGGAGTTTAGTAGGTTTTTACGGACTCAAAAGGGAAGAAATTAAAGGCTACGCGTATTGA